In the Anaerolineae bacterium genome, GGCCCAGGTGATCGGCTTCTAACACCCCTAATCCACAGGCAATAATTTGGCCCTGGTTGGCTAAAACGGCAAAACATTTTTCCGGCACAATCTGGCGCAAGATGGCCTGGTGTTTTACGCGCTGTTGTTCCAGGTGACCGTTCAAGCCGGAAAAAATTTGTCCCCATTCCGGGGAAAATTCAGGCCAAAATTGGAAAGCCGTTGTTTCTACGGTAGGGCAGGCGGTCAAATCCAGGGTTTGGACGCTGGTGACGCTTTGTTTGCTAAAGCCAAGTTCGGCCAGCAGGTTATCCAAATTGGGGGGATCGGCCAGCGGAGTAATCCTGAAGATGGATGGCAGATTTTGCGCCAGATAGATTTGCCTACACCGCTGGATTTTTTGGTCAACATCTTGCGCCCCGCTATAAATGGGATTGACCGAATTGGCCCTTTTGGTGTAACCGTTGGCAAATCTTAAAATCCAGCCGTCGTACAAAATTTGCTGCAAACAGGGCCAGGCATTGAGCGAGTATTCTTCGATGGTGTGGATCATTTACACGGCTACCAGTTCCAGAATTTGGGGCAACACTTCAACCACGTTGGCGTGAATAACCAAATCTGCCCGGTTATCCAGATACGTGGGTTGTTGGTTAATGATCACCATCTTGGTGCCGTTGTCCAGGGCCAATTCCGGCAAATCTGAGGCGGGCGCTGTTTCCAACGAAGAACCGACCAGCAGCATCAGGTCCGCTTCTTTGATGGCTACCTGGGCGGCCACAAATTCGCGCATCGGTAGTTGTTCGCCAAAAAGAATAACGTTGGGCTTAAAAACACCGCCGCAATCATGTTTGGGAACCCGGCCATCTTCAATGAACTGCCTGATAATGCCCTCGGATTTTTGCACTTCGTAACAACGGATACAAGTGACCTCTCGCAAATGGCCGTGTAATTCATAAACGGTTTTTGAACCGGCCTTGCCGTGCAACCCGTCTATATTTTGGGTCACCACGGCCCTCATTTTACCGGCCTGTTCCAGGGCAGCCAGGGCATAATGGGCTGCGTTGGGTTTGGCTTCCAGAAAGAGGGGGGCTAACGGGCGAATCCAGTCGTAAAAAGATTGGGGATTCTGCCGGAAAGAAAAAATCGAGGCCACGGTCAGAGGGTCAACCTGATCCCATAAGCCGGATTCCGGGCTTCTGAAATCGGGAATGCCGGAGGGCGTGCTGATGCCGGCCCCGGTCATAGCCACAATCTGGCGGGCCTGGTGAACCAGGTTGGCCGCTTGCTCAATTTGCTGATTTAATGCTTCCATAATTTCCTCTTGATTATTCAGAATATCAAACTTCTATGGGTGTTTCCGGCAGGGGCAAGGTAAACCGGAAAATACTACCCTGGCCCGGGATGCCTTTACTTTCTACCCAAATTTCCCCACCGTGCCCCTTGATGATTTGTTGGGCAATATACAGGCCCAAACCACTGCCTTTTTTGGAGCTTTCGCTCTTTTTATCCTCTACCTGGTAATACCGGGAAAAAATGTGCTCTTGGGCTTCCGGGAGAATGCCCAGGCCGGTATCTTTCACTTCAACCAATAATTCATTGTTTGGCGCAGCCGCGCTGACGGTCACTTGCCCGCCTTCGGGGGTGAATTTAATGGCGTTGCCAATGAGATTGGTTAACACCTGTTCCAATCGTTCTTTGTCGCCGATAATGACGGGCAACGTGGCCGGTAATTTTGGGGTTACGCTTACTTTTTGTTGGTGAGCAAAGCCGCGCAGTTTGAGCATGGTTTGTTGGATCAAGTCTAACACGGCCACCGGCTGTTTATCAAACTTTAGTTTACCTTCATCAAATTTAGAGGCGTCAAGCAAATTGTTGACCATCTCGCTCAGTTGCACAGCCTGCGTTTGGATGATGGTTAAAAACTCCTGGCGGGTGGTGGCATCCAGGTCGCCCTCGTTTTCCAGCAAGATTTGCACAAACCCTTGAATAGAAAAAAGAGGCGTGCGTAACTCATGCGAAATGGTAGACATAAAATCTTCTTTGAGTTGCTCCAACTCCCGCTCTCTGGTCACGTCGTGCACCACCCGCACTTCGCCAATGGGTTTTTTATCATCGCCCACCACGGTTGTGGAAAAGATTTGCAGCGTTCTGGGGCGGGGCGTTTCTATGTTCACTTCTTTGGCCAATACCCCGGTTCGGGCGCGCTGGGTGGTTGTGCCGGTAATGCTGGCCAATTTGGGATGCAGGTCGGGCGCGTCAACCTTTTGCCCCACAATTTCACCGGGGTGCAGGCCCAACATCATTGACAAAGCCGGGTTGCAGGTAACAATCACGCCCTGGTCGTCAATCAGCAGCAAACCATCGGCCATGTATTGGATAATAGCCTGGGTTTGCTGCTGATCGGCAGCGGCTTTGGCAAAGAGTCTGGCGTTTTCAATGGCAATGCCGGCCTGGGCCGCGGCAATGGTCAATAATTGCTCCTGAGCCGGGCCAAAGGCGTTGGGTTTGCTGTCGTCCAGGTTAATGGCGCCAATGATTTTCCCCTGGGCCATGAGCGGAATGACCATTAACGACCGCACATCTTCGTCAAAAAAGATAAAATCAGGTTGTTTGCGCGTGTCGGGAATATAAATGGTCTGTTTTTGGGCGACGGCCATACCGGCGGCGCCTTCGCCAATATTCAGCTTGGCCATTTCTCGCCATTGCGGTTTGAGGCCGTCGGCCGCCTTGATTTCCAATTTCTGCTCGTCCTGGTCAAGCAGAAAAATGCAGCAGCCCCGGCAGCCGGTGACCCGCCGAAGCGATGTAACAATGGAGTCTAGCACAGTTTGCAAATCAAGATTTCCGGCAATGTCTTGGGCCATGGTATAGAGGGTGGAAACCTCGCTCAGGCGCTGGTGCGTTTCTTCAAAAAGTTGGGCGCGTTCTATGGCCAGGGTGGTTTGGGTAGCCAAAATTTGGCCCAGTTGAACGTCGTCGACGGAAAAATTACGGTGAGGGTTTTTGTCGTAAATTTCTATTAGGCCGGTGATACGTTTATTGACTGCAAGCGGCAAAGCCAACACGGTGCCCCAACTTGCTTCGGCCCCGGTGGAGGCGGCGGGTTGTGGCCAGGGCGCCGGCTTTTGGGCGTCGGCCCACTCCACCACCACCCGGCCTGTTTTGAGCACTTGCCGGGCGATAGGGTCTTCTGCGAGGGGTGTAGGCGTATCCAACCGGCGCCAGGTGTGCGCCGGATGTCCCGCCTGGGGCAAAACGTATTCGGCCTGATTGGTAATAGTATTGGCCTCGTTATCAATTTTGCAGATGGTGCATGCGCCGGCGGCAAGGGCTTCCGCAGTTTTCTGGGTCATCAACTTCAGTACCGCCTGGGTATCCAGGCTGGGGTCCAGGGCAATATTGCTTTCGTAAAGCAATTTGTGTTCGCGCATGTGACGCTGTAGCAGCTTTTGTCCCCTGGCGTTTTCCATAATCGCGGCCATATAACCGGCCAGGGCTGGCAAAATCTGGCAGTCATCCGGCGTAAAAACATTGACCTGCTCGCTGGCAATGTCCAACACCCCCCATAAATTACTGCCGGCCAAAAGCGGCAAGGATAGTTGGGCTTTGATGTTAGGCAGAAAAGCAGGCGGTGAAAGCTGGAGGTCTTTAGCCATATCGTTGGCCAATACGGCCTGGCCGGTCGTGACAGCCCGGCTCGTCAGACCCTGTTCGGCCACCGGCAGGCGATTTAGCGCTTCAACAGGGGGCTGTTGATCTTTCCAGGCGGCGCTTTGCAGCGTCAACGTTTGTTTGGCCTGGTCCAGCGAAAACAGGCTTACGTAATCATACCCCAGATTTTGTTGAATGAGGGCCACAACTTCGGCCAATACTTCGTTTGGGTCCTGGAGGACAACCAACTTTTTGTTTACGTCGGTAATAATTTGCAGATAAAGCGCCCGGCGCGACAAAACATCGGTGGCCGGCCGGTCTTCTCCCACCAGCGAAACGGTAGCCGCCGACCTTAAAATACGATTTTGAATTTCAAGCAAGCCGGGCCAGGCCCCAGCATCTAAATGACTCGCGCTCTGCTGCACCGCCTCAAACGTGACGGCAAATAATTTGGTGAGAATAATCCAACTTCTCTGCCGGTCGGCGCTGCGTTGAGGCTCATTAAATAATTGCGCCAGGTGATGGGGGATTTTTTGGGGATTGACCGCCGCGGTATGCAGCAAGGCCAACCAATCGCTCATTTTGGGCAAAGGCCGGCCGGCTAAAAGGCCGGTGCCATGTTCAGCCCAGCACGTTTTTAAGGCCGGGATTACCGCGGGTATCCAAGTTTCCAGTTCCCCTTGGTTTGTGGCCGCATTATTTTTTGACTCTTTTACTGCCATAATACCGCACCCTGAACCTGGCCACTTGAAGCCAGGCTGCACCCAGGCCTGACCAAAATTTTAGCGGATAAGGGGCAGGCGTCCCGCGCCCAAGTTTCCCGTATTTTGGATCACCCCTCTTGCGCAATCAAGATTGTACCATATTGAGCCTGATTAGACAATGCATGTTACCTGGTTGTAATCCTCGCTAAATGGGCACTTTGGACGCCCCCCCTTACCTATGCTATAATGACGGCGGCTGTCTGAAAAGTCGCTTTTTGTAGCTCCGCACCCCTATGCGGAGCGGGCAGCATAGGGATGCCGCCCTACTTTTCAGACAGGCTCTTAAAACTTTGTTCAGGATTTTGATGTAACAATGCGCAGATATTTTTTCTTTTGGCACTTTATTTTAATTGCTTTAATTTTGCCGGGAGTGGCCTGTGGTTTTATGGCCGGCCGGCCGGCTACCCCTACCCCCACCAAAACGCCCAAACTCGTGGAGCTTGCTCCCCAAACCCCGCTCCCCACTCCCACGGCTGTTTTATTGCCAACCCCTGCTTCTACAGTAGAAGTTGCGCCAGGCGACGCCGCCGCACCTCCCCCCCCCGATCTTCCGCCTACCGATACCCCGCTGTCGCCGCCGCCTACCGATACCCCTCCCCCGCCGCCACCGCCT is a window encoding:
- a CDS encoding GNAT family N-acetyltransferase, coding for MIHTIEEYSLNAWPCLQQILYDGWILRFANGYTKRANSVNPIYSGAQDVDQKIQRCRQIYLAQNLPSIFRITPLADPPNLDNLLAELGFSKQSVTSVQTLDLTACPTVETTAFQFWPEFSPEWGQIFSGLNGHLEQQRVKHQAILRQIVPEKCFAVLANQGQIIACGLGVLEADHLGLFDILTAPGERRKGWGRELMLNILHWGKKKGAKKAYLGVEMANEPALNFYQKLGFAEVYRYWYRIKKIEAGEGQQ
- a CDS encoding NAD-dependent deacylase encodes the protein MEALNQQIEQAANLVHQARQIVAMTGAGISTPSGIPDFRSPESGLWDQVDPLTVASIFSFRQNPQSFYDWIRPLAPLFLEAKPNAAHYALAALEQAGKMRAVVTQNIDGLHGKAGSKTVYELHGHLREVTCIRCYEVQKSEGIIRQFIEDGRVPKHDCGGVFKPNVILFGEQLPMREFVAAQVAIKEADLMLLVGSSLETAPASDLPELALDNGTKMVIINQQPTYLDNRADLVIHANVVEVLPQILELVAV
- a CDS encoding GAF domain-containing protein; this translates as MAVKESKNNAATNQGELETWIPAVIPALKTCWAEHGTGLLAGRPLPKMSDWLALLHTAAVNPQKIPHHLAQLFNEPQRSADRQRSWIILTKLFAVTFEAVQQSASHLDAGAWPGLLEIQNRILRSAATVSLVGEDRPATDVLSRRALYLQIITDVNKKLVVLQDPNEVLAEVVALIQQNLGYDYVSLFSLDQAKQTLTLQSAAWKDQQPPVEALNRLPVAEQGLTSRAVTTGQAVLANDMAKDLQLSPPAFLPNIKAQLSLPLLAGSNLWGVLDIASEQVNVFTPDDCQILPALAGYMAAIMENARGQKLLQRHMREHKLLYESNIALDPSLDTQAVLKLMTQKTAEALAAGACTICKIDNEANTITNQAEYVLPQAGHPAHTWRRLDTPTPLAEDPIARQVLKTGRVVVEWADAQKPAPWPQPAASTGAEASWGTVLALPLAVNKRITGLIEIYDKNPHRNFSVDDVQLGQILATQTTLAIERAQLFEETHQRLSEVSTLYTMAQDIAGNLDLQTVLDSIVTSLRRVTGCRGCCIFLLDQDEQKLEIKAADGLKPQWREMAKLNIGEGAAGMAVAQKQTIYIPDTRKQPDFIFFDEDVRSLMVIPLMAQGKIIGAINLDDSKPNAFGPAQEQLLTIAAAQAGIAIENARLFAKAAADQQQTQAIIQYMADGLLLIDDQGVIVTCNPALSMMLGLHPGEIVGQKVDAPDLHPKLASITGTTTQRARTGVLAKEVNIETPRPRTLQIFSTTVVGDDKKPIGEVRVVHDVTRERELEQLKEDFMSTISHELRTPLFSIQGFVQILLENEGDLDATTRQEFLTIIQTQAVQLSEMVNNLLDASKFDEGKLKFDKQPVAVLDLIQQTMLKLRGFAHQQKVSVTPKLPATLPVIIGDKERLEQVLTNLIGNAIKFTPEGGQVTVSAAAPNNELLVEVKDTGLGILPEAQEHIFSRYYQVEDKKSESSKKGSGLGLYIAQQIIKGHGGEIWVESKGIPGQGSIFRFTLPLPETPIEV